The genomic DNA ATACAAGCAAAGCATAGAGAGCGTAAATTTATCTATGAAAAAACTAGGCTTAGACCAGCTTGATCTCTTGCTTTTACACTGGGATTTTAGCGACTCATTACAGATGTATAAAGCTATGGAAGAAGTCCATAAAAAGGGCATTGTAAGAGCTATTGGTATTTCAAATTTTAGCGCTAAAAAATATATGGAATTTATACAAAACGTAGAAATATTACCCGCCATAAATCAAGTAGAAGCTCACGTTTTTACCCAACAAAAAGATTTACAAAAAGTATCTAAAAACACTATTTTAGAAGCTTGGAGTCCATTTGCAAATGGCAAAAATGGGTTTTTCAAAAATGAAATTTTAAGCCAAATAGGTAAAAAATATGGAAAAACAGTAGCCCAAATAGGACTTAGATTTTTGATACAAAACAATATAATCGCGATCCCAAAAACCACCAAAAAAAGCAGAATGATCGAAAATATAAATATTTTTGATTTTAGTCTTGATAGCATGGATTTAGCTCAAATTTCAGGCTTAGATATGGATAAATCGCTCTTTGGGTGGTATGAGTATAAATAATTTTTAAGATTAAAAATAAAATCTAAGATTTAAGATTGCGAATTTAAGCAGTTTAAATTTTAGATTTCTTGACAAGTTTATAAAATTTGTATAAAATCTCAAAATTAAAACTACATAACACTATTCATTGTGACTGCGTATTATCACAAATTTTAAAGAGGTTTAATGGAAAATAAAGACAATGTCAAAGAGCAAAACGGGCATGCAAATGCTTCAAATGGTAGAAAACAACACACTCGCACACATATCCCTGTAGATGGTTACAAAATCGAAGAATTAAGACAACTTGACCTTGATAGTTTGGTATTTATCGCTGATGAAGTTGGCGTCGAAAATCCACGCGAATTTCGCCGTCAAGAGCTTGTGTTTGAGATACTAAAAGCTCAAACCAAACAAGGCGGTTTCATACTTTTTACAGGTATTTTAGAAATCGTCCCAGATGGTTATGGCTTTTTAAGGGCGACTGATGCAAATTTAAGCGATTCAGCAAACGATACTTACGTAAGCCTAAGCCAAATCAAAAAATTTGCCCTTCGTGTGGGCGACATCATCACAGGACAAGTTCGTGAGCCAAGAGAGCAAGAAAAATATTACGCTCTTTTAAAGATTGAAGCAATAAACTATAAATCTATCCAAGAAGCCAAAGAAAGACCACTTTTTGACAATCTAACACCTATTTTCCCTA from Campylobacter iguaniorum includes the following:
- a CDS encoding aldo/keto reductase yields the protein MQSRREFMLNLTKFAGGLAIMNSNLFAANKEQIPNIVLNNGVKMPILGYGTYKITGDEATSCTLEALEVGYRLIDTAQMYHNESEIGVALKRAQIPRNELFITTKLSSNMSYKQSIESVNLSMKKLGLDQLDLLLLHWDFSDSLQMYKAMEEVHKKGIVRAIGISNFSAKKYMEFIQNVEILPAINQVEAHVFTQQKDLQKVSKNTILEAWSPFANGKNGFFKNEILSQIGKKYGKTVAQIGLRFLIQNNIIAIPKTTKKSRMIENINIFDFSLDSMDLAQISGLDMDKSLFGWYEYK